One window of the Capnocytophaga haemolytica genome contains the following:
- a CDS encoding alpha/beta hydrolase: protein MEKSQKNKKHIYLMPGMAASSRIFERLHLPDNYILHPLEWIEPHKRESLPDYAGRIAKEIKHNTPILLGVSFGAIIVQEIAKLIDYDRIVVISSVKSEHELPKKMLLARYTYLHRLLPVSIINHLSFWRRFAPTKALRKRIWLYQQYLGLHSKKYLRWGIDRIVKWKQKSPLPRTLHIHGDKDIVFPIKYIDAPMVVQGGTHIMVITRYRWLNEHLPKLLELTNG from the coding sequence TATCTGATGCCTGGAATGGCTGCCAGTTCACGTATCTTCGAGAGGCTGCATCTACCTGATAATTACATACTTCACCCTTTAGAATGGATTGAACCTCACAAGAGAGAAAGTCTACCTGACTATGCAGGTCGCATCGCTAAAGAAATAAAACACAACACCCCTATACTGCTCGGTGTATCCTTCGGGGCAATCATAGTACAAGAAATTGCAAAACTTATAGACTACGACAGAATTGTTGTTATATCAAGTGTGAAAAGCGAGCACGAACTCCCTAAAAAGATGCTATTAGCACGCTACACCTACTTGCATAGGCTCCTACCTGTAAGCATTATCAACCATCTGAGTTTTTGGAGACGATTTGCCCCCACCAAAGCACTGCGCAAACGCATTTGGCTTTATCAGCAATACCTTGGTTTGCACTCAAAAAAGTACCTTCGTTGGGGGATTGATCGCATAGTAAAATGGAAACAAAAAAGCCCTCTACCACGCACGCTGCACATCCACGGTGATAAGGATATTGTATTCCCTATCAAATACATAGATGCACCTATGGTGGTACAGGGTGGCACTCATATTATGGTTATAACTCGTTATAGATGGCTCAACGAGCATCTACCAAAGCTTCTTGAGCTTACCAACGGATAA